The genomic DNA TAAATTAGCTACAATTgggaacatttattttacaattcaAACGTGAATCAAAATTGTTTCTTCCAGATTTCTCTTTTGATTTCagtaaatgtttaatgtaaagGTGCCTTTTTTACATAACCAATCTGGTTAAGAAATAAAGCTGATCCAGTTAACTTAAATTGTACACATATATTACAAAACGTGTAACTCTATGTTATGGAGTCTCTGTGGCCGAGTGGGTAAGGtcggtgacttcaaatcacttgcccctcaacagGTTTGGTTCACGCATctttcggggcgttgaattctccatgtgagcaaacatccagctggcttacggaaggtcattggttctaccaaggtgcccgcccgtgatgaaataatgtcctGAGGGGCACAGGAAGTCTTCCTCTACCACCAAAGTATGAAAGACGCCATGAGACCAGtatatataattgtgtcggtgtaacgttaatccaacaaaacaaatcaaatctggaataatgttttatgaaaaatacgTAATACAAGTATAATTGGAATAAagttctattaaaaaaaaaaaaaattaaaaaatttaaaaaaaaaaagttcatgtATATTTTTCTATAGTTTCACAGATTTGAAACTCATTATGGAGAAAACGCCATTGCAGTTGAGGAAGTTAAAGTTGACAGGGAAGAACAGTATGCAATTGTCACTGTGACAGCACTTTCAGGAACAATCACTCCTACAGTCAATTTCCACGACTTTGCCGTGGTATGTAATGTTAAATGAATATAAAGGTTCCTTGTACTGTCTTACGGATTTAGTTTatgaaattataatgaaaaaaatcattCTCATCAATTACGTTCAGCATGAAAGTTATTTATGTAGGACAACTTGTatacttgtattttattttacgTTTTGTATCATAATAATGGTGTCCAATATTGTAATAGTGTGATTATTTTGTAGCGCTACACTGCGATTAAAGACGACGAGCATGAGAGATGTTACGTACTTAGGACGGCTCATACATTAGAAGAAATGATGAACAACTTTAAGGAAGCAGTAGAGGTAACACGTTAGTAAACTATGTCCAAAGACATGTTTTTGTCAAGAAAAGAAATTTTGTACTTCGTACGTCTTGCTACTACCAGCAATAAAGCATGttgaattattaataaaaattttCGACCAGCAATCTGTTTAGCGCAAACACATTACATATGGTCTTTGTTGGTTTGCAACAGTGCATATTGACATAACAGCGAGCTTAGATAGTTCTGTGGTATACATGGTTCAGTAACTATCGAAATTTATAAGTAAAATACATTATTGCAGAAAGACGGATACTTTCAAATTAAACAAGAGTTCACGTGCAAATCCAAACAAATCATCCCAAATGAAGAACTATCGGATCACTTCGGAGATAGAATTGCCGATTTTTGTGAAAATCACGAAGTAGTTTACAGCACACAGAAATACCAGAAGAAAGCCAAAAGATCAGTAAAGGTGTTATCAGGTGGTGCCAGTGagtataattaaaatataaatgagatAAAACCTTGACATAGATTATATGCAATAGAATGTTAATCAAGGCCAAAATACACCCTTTGTTGTTACGTTAAAATCAGGTAAACGCATTATTTCTTGCTTATTTTTTATGGGTTTTAAGTAACACCGACACAGTTCAGGTCATCTGGATACACAGTTAAGGACATCTAGCAACCTTCTTAAAGTCTGTATGATGGCATTCTTGCATGCCGACCGGATCTCCTACATCATGGACAAATAGCAAAAGGAAAAAATGATGTTCTCGGACCTATACACCTTACTTGACTAtataatacttaatatttaagTTTACTACTGTGagatgttttgataaaatctgcATTGTTTTACATATtctatgtcatcaaaattgtaattttctcATAGACTTCCATTAAAAAGACTTGCTTGAGGTCCATTTTGTGTCCAGTCGGTCCAGCAAAATTCAAGCAAATCATCCTTTATTTCCTTCTTTCCCGAATTTTCGTAGTATGtcattaagtttttaaaaatgagGTTTAAAAATAATCTTCATTGTAGCAAACCAATGTTAG from Mercenaria mercenaria strain notata chromosome 11, MADL_Memer_1, whole genome shotgun sequence includes the following:
- the LOC128546869 gene encoding uncharacterized protein LOC128546869, with product MEDFKKVVAVVLVVFSVATAVPEFHRFETHYGENAIAVEEVKVDREEQYAIVTVTALSGTITPTVNFHDFAVRYTAIKDDEHERCYVLRTAHTLEEMMNNFKEAVEKDGYFQIKQEFTCKSKQIIPNEELSDHFGDRIADFCENHEVVYSTQKYQKKAKRSVKVLSGGASEYN